Proteins encoded within one genomic window of Lysinibacillus louembei:
- a CDS encoding chemotaxis protein produces MDHKGILLESGTNELEIVEFEVANNKFGINVIKVKEIIQPIPVTFIPHVHPHVEGIIQLRGEVLPVVDMLKVLGLNHLQHGPQQKYIVAEFNKQRVVFHVDNVTQIHRISWNQIEKPSDMYQGGVSQVIGVIKHNEEMILLLDFEKIMVDINPDSGISVESVKKLGKRERSEKKIIIAEDSPLLRKLLHDTMHEAGYDNIDFFENGQDALNYLEALAKAGGNIEEHVQLVITDIEMPQMDGHHLTKRIKTNPDLKILPVIIFSSLITDDLRHKGDQVGAEDQISKPEIAELILRVDQFIL; encoded by the coding sequence TTGGATCATAAAGGTATTTTATTAGAAAGTGGTACTAATGAATTAGAGATCGTAGAATTTGAAGTAGCTAATAATAAATTTGGTATTAACGTAATTAAAGTCAAAGAAATTATTCAGCCAATTCCTGTGACATTTATCCCACATGTGCATCCACATGTAGAAGGAATCATTCAGCTACGTGGAGAGGTTTTGCCCGTTGTTGATATGTTGAAAGTATTAGGACTTAATCATTTACAGCATGGTCCACAGCAAAAGTATATCGTTGCAGAATTTAATAAGCAGCGTGTTGTATTCCATGTGGACAATGTTACACAAATTCACCGTATTTCATGGAATCAAATTGAAAAGCCTTCTGATATGTATCAAGGTGGTGTATCACAGGTTATCGGTGTTATTAAACATAACGAAGAAATGATACTTTTGCTTGACTTCGAAAAAATTATGGTTGATATTAACCCAGATTCAGGAATTAGTGTAGAATCTGTCAAAAAATTAGGGAAGCGTGAGCGCTCTGAGAAAAAAATTATCATTGCCGAAGACTCGCCATTATTGCGCAAGCTGTTACATGATACGATGCATGAAGCAGGCTATGATAATATTGACTTCTTTGAAAATGGTCAAGATGCTTTAAATTATTTAGAAGCATTAGCGAAAGCTGGTGGAAATATCGAAGAGCATGTTCAGCTTGTTATTACAGATATTGAAATGCCACAGATGGATGGTCACCATTTAACGAAGCGAATTAAAACAAATCCTGATTTGAAAATATTACCTGTTATCATATTCTCAAGCTTAATTACAGATGATTTGCGACATAAAGGAGATCAAGTTGGTGCGGAGGATCAAATTTCAAAACCAGAAATCGCAGAGCTTATTTTACGCGTAGATCAATTTATTTTGTAG
- a CDS encoding GntP family permease, translating into MDTVSGTQLMAGLILGVIVLILLVLKTKVHAFLALLIAASIAGIVGGMAPAAVADTISAGFGSTLASVGIIIGLGVMMGRILEVSGAAETLAYALIRFVGKRKEEWAMGIAGFIVSIPIFVDSAFVILNPLVKSLSKKTGKSVVAIGVALASGLVITHSLVPPTPGPLGVAGIFGVDMGIMIGLGLLFGIPLMIVGILYAKWLGNKIYQLPDENSETGFVRPTEKVGYSDLSDAMDKRENDKALPSLMLSLLPILVPIILIFLNTTLVALDLQEGFYGILIFLGKPIIAVAIGLLFAIYGLARKMPRGETLERMEEGIQSAGIILLVTGAGGALGFVLRENGAGDYIANMIAELPLPAFLIPFFVATLVRLVQGSGTVAMITAASISAPILSQMDVNMALAAQAAAMGALVFSYFNDSLFWVVNRMSGITNVKEQILVWSVPTTLMWFTGLIVLLVANVFM; encoded by the coding sequence ATGGATACAGTATCAGGTACGCAATTAATGGCTGGGCTTATACTAGGAGTTATCGTTTTAATTTTATTAGTTTTGAAAACAAAAGTTCACGCATTTTTAGCATTGCTTATTGCTGCATCAATAGCTGGTATTGTGGGAGGAATGGCGCCAGCCGCTGTAGCCGATACAATTTCAGCAGGCTTTGGTAGTACATTAGCTTCTGTCGGTATTATTATTGGGTTAGGCGTTATGATGGGAAGAATACTAGAAGTATCAGGTGCCGCAGAAACCTTAGCCTATGCATTAATTCGCTTTGTTGGGAAAAGAAAAGAAGAATGGGCAATGGGGATTGCAGGCTTTATTGTATCAATTCCGATATTTGTTGATTCTGCGTTTGTTATTTTAAATCCATTAGTGAAATCATTATCGAAAAAAACAGGTAAATCCGTTGTAGCAATTGGTGTCGCATTAGCATCAGGGCTTGTTATTACGCATTCCCTTGTACCACCAACTCCAGGTCCTTTAGGCGTAGCAGGTATTTTTGGCGTTGACATGGGGATTATGATTGGTCTCGGTTTATTATTCGGTATTCCATTAATGATTGTCGGTATTTTATATGCGAAATGGTTAGGCAATAAAATTTATCAATTGCCTGATGAAAACTCAGAAACTGGCTTTGTTCGTCCAACAGAAAAAGTAGGTTATTCAGATTTAAGCGATGCGATGGATAAGCGAGAAAATGACAAAGCATTACCTTCTTTAATGTTATCTTTACTGCCAATTTTAGTGCCAATTATTTTAATTTTCTTAAATACGACTTTAGTTGCTTTAGATTTACAGGAAGGTTTTTATGGAATTTTAATTTTCTTAGGAAAACCAATTATTGCGGTAGCAATCGGTTTATTGTTTGCCATTTACGGGTTGGCAAGAAAAATGCCACGTGGTGAAACACTTGAGCGCATGGAGGAAGGCATTCAGTCAGCAGGGATTATTCTTCTTGTAACAGGTGCTGGTGGCGCATTAGGCTTCGTCTTACGTGAAAATGGTGCGGGTGATTATATTGCAAACATGATTGCTGAATTGCCGTTACCAGCATTTTTAATTCCATTCTTCGTAGCGACATTAGTACGACTTGTTCAAGGTAGTGGTACAGTAGCGATGATTACGGCTGCATCCATTTCAGCACCAATTTTATCGCAAATGGATGTCAATATGGCGTTAGCTGCACAAGCAGCTGCGATGGGAGCACTTGTCTTCTCATACTTTAATGATAGCTTATTCTGGGTAGTAAATCGTATGTCAGGCATTACCAATGTTAAGGAGCAAATTTTAGTATGGTCAGTGCCAACGACGTTAATGTGGTTTACAGGGCTAATTGTCCTATTAGTAGCTAATGTATTTATGTAG
- the pdxA gene encoding 4-hydroxythreonine-4-phosphate dehydrogenase PdxA — protein sequence MTQERAIIGIPMGDPAGIGPEITMKSLAKAEIYDVCKPLVIGDAAVLKKAIEIVGANLTINEVTTPAEGKYELGTVDVINLNNININELQYGEVSAQCGQGAFEYIKKSVELAMAGDVQAIATTPINKESLKAAKVPYIGHTEMLEDLAGSEDPLTMFEVRGMRIFFLTRHLSLKDAIDAMTKERVRDYLVRCDKALQRLGVERRHFAVAGLNPHSGENGLFGWEEVKEIKPGIELAVAEGIDAVGPVPADSVFFQALNGKYDAVLSLYHDQGHIAAKMTDFHRTISITNGLPFLRTSVDHGTAFDIAGKNIAESVSMEECIKVAAQYAPNFTKNSL from the coding sequence ATGACACAAGAAAGAGCAATTATTGGCATTCCGATGGGAGATCCAGCAGGGATTGGACCAGAAATTACGATGAAATCTTTAGCAAAGGCTGAAATTTATGATGTATGTAAACCATTAGTAATCGGTGATGCAGCTGTGCTAAAAAAAGCGATTGAAATCGTAGGTGCAAATTTAACTATTAATGAAGTAACGACACCTGCTGAAGGTAAATATGAGCTAGGTACAGTGGACGTTATTAATTTAAACAATATCAATATCAATGAATTACAGTATGGTGAAGTGTCTGCACAATGTGGGCAAGGTGCATTTGAATATATTAAAAAATCAGTGGAGCTTGCAATGGCGGGTGACGTACAAGCAATTGCGACAACACCGATTAATAAAGAATCTTTAAAGGCTGCAAAAGTGCCCTATATTGGGCATACAGAAATGCTGGAAGATTTAGCAGGCTCAGAAGACCCATTAACAATGTTTGAAGTAAGAGGTATGCGCATTTTCTTCTTAACGCGCCACTTATCATTGAAGGATGCAATTGATGCGATGACAAAAGAGCGTGTGCGTGATTATTTAGTACGTTGTGATAAAGCGCTACAACGACTTGGGGTAGAACGTCGTCATTTTGCGGTAGCAGGCTTAAACCCACATAGTGGTGAAAACGGCTTATTCGGCTGGGAAGAAGTAAAAGAAATTAAACCAGGTATTGAATTAGCTGTAGCAGAAGGAATTGATGCAGTAGGTCCTGTACCAGCAGACTCTGTCTTCTTCCAAGCGCTAAATGGCAAATACGATGCGGTATTATCGCTTTACCATGACCAAGGACATATCGCAGCAAAAATGACGGATTTCCATCGTACCATTTCGATTACAAATGGCTTGCCATTCCTACGTACATCTGTTGACCACGGGACAGCATTTGATATCGCAGGGAAAAACATTGCAGAAAGTGTTAGCATGGAAGAATGTATTAAAGTTGCGGCACAATATGCACCGAATTTCACAAAAAATAGCTTATAA